The proteins below are encoded in one region of Cystobacter fuscus DSM 2262:
- a CDS encoding (2Fe-2S)-binding protein → MADELPLFLSINGTTRVLSVAPERTLLDVLREDLRATGTRRGCDQGSCGACMVLVDGEPVFSCLSLAVTLRGREITTIEGVETGGELHPVQRALVEQGAVQCGFCMSGIVLTAKALLDRNPHPTVEEIRHALGSNVCRCSGYVKVVEAIASLSKGPGEKASSEGRS, encoded by the coding sequence ATGGCTGACGAGCTTCCCCTCTTCCTCTCCATCAACGGGACGACCCGCGTGCTCTCCGTCGCCCCGGAGCGGACCCTGCTGGACGTGCTGCGCGAGGATCTTCGCGCGACCGGGACCCGGCGCGGCTGCGATCAGGGCAGCTGCGGGGCCTGCATGGTCCTGGTGGATGGCGAACCCGTGTTCTCCTGCCTGTCCCTGGCCGTGACACTTCGCGGCCGGGAGATCACCACGATCGAGGGGGTGGAGACCGGCGGCGAACTCCATCCGGTCCAGCGGGCCCTGGTCGAGCAGGGCGCGGTGCAGTGTGGCTTCTGCATGTCGGGCATCGTCCTCACCGCCAAGGCGCTGCTCGATCGCAACCCCCACCCCACCGTCGAGGAGATCCGCCACGCGCTCGGCAGCAACGTCTGCCGGTGCTCGGGATACGTCAAGGTCGTGGAGGCGATCGCCTCGCTGAGCAAGGGACCGGGCGAGAAGGCTTCCTCGGAGGGACGGTCATGA
- a CDS encoding FAD binding domain-containing protein, whose amino-acid sequence MRYAEPETVEEGVSLLTATEGARCLAGGASLVAMMHAGQLSPVMLVSLHRIQELSAITRTEDGLWLGAMVRHRAVAANAHLDGALEVVRSAAEQLAHPAIRNMATLGGSVALADPCTDLPGALVAASARVEIAGPGGRRLIPVEQLFVDRFRTSLARGELVTRLFLPRGTPGAVGHHLRFSRVSGDYPTVSISLVLAMRGDTCLEARVAVGSCGPVPLHLAEADQRLVGTRLGEREVAEAGRLLAQAAAPLDDVRGSAEYRRLLIPRLLGRALSLAREHTHG is encoded by the coding sequence ATGAGATACGCGGAGCCAGAGACCGTGGAGGAAGGCGTCTCCCTGCTGACGGCCACGGAGGGGGCGCGCTGTCTGGCGGGAGGGGCCTCGTTGGTGGCGATGATGCACGCGGGCCAGCTCTCACCCGTGATGCTCGTGAGCCTGCACCGGATTCAAGAGCTGTCGGCCATCACGCGGACCGAGGACGGCCTCTGGCTGGGTGCCATGGTACGTCACCGGGCCGTGGCGGCCAACGCGCACCTGGATGGCGCCCTGGAGGTGGTGCGAAGCGCGGCGGAGCAGCTCGCGCATCCGGCCATCCGCAACATGGCCACCCTCGGGGGCTCGGTGGCGCTCGCCGATCCCTGCACGGATCTCCCCGGGGCCCTCGTCGCGGCCTCGGCCCGGGTCGAGATCGCCGGACCCGGTGGCCGGCGGCTCATTCCCGTCGAGCAGCTCTTCGTGGATCGCTTCCGGACCTCCCTGGCCCGCGGCGAGCTCGTCACGCGGCTCTTCCTTCCCCGGGGCACCCCAGGCGCCGTGGGGCACCATCTGCGCTTCAGCCGGGTCTCGGGCGACTACCCCACCGTGTCCATCTCGCTGGTCCTCGCCATGAGGGGCGACACGTGCCTGGAGGCGCGCGTGGCCGTGGGCTCGTGTGGGCCCGTTCCGCTCCACCTGGCCGAGGCCGATCAACGGCTCGTGGGGACCCGGCTCGGCGAGCGGGAGGTGGCCGAGGCGGGGCGGCTGTTGGCCCAGGCCGCCGCGCCCCTCGATGACGTCCGGGGTTCGGCCGAGTACCGGCGCCTGCTCATCCCCCGCCTGCTCGGCCGCGCCCTGTCCCTTGCCCGGGAGCACACCCATGGCTGA
- a CDS encoding trifunctional serine/threonine-protein kinase/ATP-binding protein/sensor histidine kinase: MLDIPGYRVLGILRAMGSNALFQAVREADGLPVILKTPMAASPGRMESERYRREFGILQRLRDVRGVARPYACERLGERPVLLLERVQGQTLSEAMSKGQPLELSSFLNLALSLVSTLGEVHCRNVIHKDIKPSNIILEPSGEARLIDFGVATLQKVEYLDAAPTHLIEGTLAYMSPEQTGRMNRVVDYRTDFYSLGVTFYELLTGRRPFQGKDALEWFHAHMAQRPTPPHELNPQVPPALSALVLKLLAKTAEERYQSTEGLRADLERCREALNEDTREVFALGTQDRPDRFQLPQRLYGREAQVATLLEGFERVTRTGRPELFLVSGYSGIGKSSVVNELHKPVVQCRGFFLSGKFDQFQRDIPYATLAQILRGLVQQLLAGSEEDITRWRQQVNDTWEGHGQMLVELVPQLEVLVGPQPALQQVPPREAQRRFYQVVRRFFAVFASRAQPLVVFLDDLQWADLSSLQLLAQLLSHPDSPPVLWMGAYRDNEVSPSHPLMQALEGIRKEGARMTNLRLEPLSVAQVEHLVADTLPGAGRDVVAPLSAMVHEKTGGNPFFLLQLLVSLHQDGLLVRVPGAGWHWDAEEVRTRDYSENIVDFMVDKLRQFPPDTQHLLRLAACVGNVFSPRMLGFLADQGDVEQGLEPAFQEGMLMRAGPEKYRFLHDRIQQAAHRLLSEAEREAIHLRIGRLLLERLPQDETRESLFDVVSQLNAGVNLIEEATERHQLARLNAEAGARAMAAVALRPAITYFATAFPLIPGDPWETDPALAFKLKLTQARCEYMSGNILEARRLVEKLLPRARTRSDIEACYGLKHDVHFAAVERQEGIACMLECLALLGMPLPRDPTWEEAVAAHEEVWVLLGERPIASLVELPPMTDPDMKLVIGALFKLFNSAFSTNPHLLVVLLSRMVCLSLRHGVVDAAALGFGWFGVITGSFFNRYRDGLAFARLAQEFVERYNLAFVRPDVLLSSQFISYWNQPLPKAQELALSGLHHALQVGNVSAAAYCSLDIVLNRLAMGHNLEEVHQESLVRGEFLRKTGFLDPQESLLLNQRYVQQLRGITLSFGTLNGEDFDERAFEAQLPTIPRRSTRVFWITRLQSRFMCGDYAEARRAADKAAELLRANNGILYFREFHLYRALTLAACCEGAPPEEQQRLLESIQGHHRRLAEWAENCPENFHALERLVSAELARLAGRPDEATCAYEDAIQSARENGATQYVALASELAANFWRTRRAPIVSHAFAREARAAYRQWGAQGKVQHLESLWPHLSALANTEEALTTSSTESTRIDALTLVKAQQAVSSEIELERLVKTLLHAAIENAGAQRGALLLPEGDSLSVAATSDAPAKGTAPALPWSLLSYVRRTREHVLIGDASKPHPFYSDTYLTHSGARSVLCLPLLRQEQFCGVLYLENNLATNAFSPVRLVLLGHLASQAAISIENARLYEDVQRARMELHRANEELEQRVEARTRELKQAQARLVDTAREVGMAEVAANVLHNVGNVLTSAVVNLEVMRKAVGSLRVGRVKQAAALLLEQRENLVDFLTSSPQGRHLPDYLGALGEELVKEQTRLMEDLDAMNRHIEHIRAIVQVQQTYAKRSLMTEECELPRLIDDALRIQLEGLQRHGITLHRELSAVPRVRADKHKVLQILINLISNAKQALEPMPEGQRNLWVRMKTEGPVVRIQVVDDGVGIAPEVKDKLFSHGFTTRKDGHGFGLHSSALAAQLLKGRLLIESEGPGRGAVTTLELPLDPARS, translated from the coding sequence ATGCTGGATATTCCAGGGTACAGGGTTCTTGGCATCCTCCGGGCCATGGGCTCGAACGCGCTGTTCCAGGCGGTGCGCGAGGCCGATGGCCTGCCCGTCATCCTCAAGACGCCCATGGCGGCCTCTCCAGGTCGCATGGAGAGCGAGCGTTACCGGCGGGAGTTCGGCATCCTGCAACGGCTGCGGGACGTGCGGGGCGTGGCCAGACCCTACGCCTGCGAGCGGCTCGGCGAGCGGCCCGTGCTGCTGCTGGAGCGGGTGCAGGGGCAGACCCTGTCCGAGGCCATGTCGAAGGGACAGCCCCTGGAGCTGTCCTCCTTCTTGAACCTGGCCCTGTCGCTGGTGTCCACCCTGGGGGAGGTGCACTGCCGCAACGTCATCCACAAGGACATCAAACCCTCCAACATCATCCTGGAGCCGTCGGGAGAAGCGCGGCTCATCGACTTCGGCGTGGCCACGCTGCAGAAGGTGGAATACCTGGACGCGGCGCCGACGCACCTGATTGAAGGCACGCTGGCGTACATGTCGCCGGAGCAGACGGGGCGGATGAACCGGGTGGTGGACTACCGCACCGACTTCTACTCCCTGGGCGTCACCTTCTACGAGCTGCTCACGGGGCGTCGTCCCTTCCAGGGCAAGGATGCGCTCGAGTGGTTTCACGCCCATATGGCGCAGCGGCCCACGCCTCCGCACGAGCTCAACCCCCAGGTGCCCCCGGCCCTGTCCGCCCTCGTCCTCAAGCTGCTGGCGAAGACGGCCGAGGAGCGCTACCAGAGCACCGAGGGCCTGCGGGCGGACCTGGAGCGCTGCCGCGAGGCGTTGAACGAGGACACGCGGGAGGTATTCGCGCTGGGCACCCAGGACCGGCCCGACCGGTTCCAACTGCCACAACGGCTCTACGGGCGCGAGGCCCAGGTGGCCACCTTGCTCGAGGGCTTCGAGCGGGTGACGCGCACGGGAAGGCCGGAGCTGTTCCTGGTCAGCGGGTACTCGGGCATTGGCAAGTCCTCCGTGGTGAACGAGTTGCACAAACCCGTGGTGCAGTGCCGCGGCTTCTTCCTGAGTGGCAAGTTCGACCAGTTCCAGCGGGACATTCCCTACGCCACCCTGGCGCAGATCCTTCGCGGGCTGGTGCAGCAATTGCTCGCGGGGAGCGAGGAGGACATCACCCGGTGGCGCCAGCAGGTGAACGACACCTGGGAGGGCCACGGCCAGATGCTCGTGGAGCTGGTGCCCCAGCTGGAGGTGCTGGTGGGCCCCCAGCCCGCGCTCCAGCAGGTGCCCCCGCGCGAGGCCCAGCGCCGCTTCTATCAGGTGGTCCGCCGGTTCTTCGCCGTGTTCGCCTCCCGGGCGCAGCCCCTGGTGGTGTTCCTGGATGACCTGCAGTGGGCGGACCTCTCCAGTCTGCAATTGCTTGCTCAATTGCTGTCCCATCCGGACAGTCCCCCGGTGCTGTGGATGGGCGCCTACCGGGACAACGAGGTGAGCCCCTCGCACCCGCTGATGCAGGCGTTGGAGGGGATTCGCAAGGAGGGGGCGAGGATGACGAACCTCCGCCTGGAGCCACTGAGCGTGGCGCAGGTGGAGCACCTGGTGGCCGACACGCTGCCGGGAGCGGGGAGGGACGTGGTCGCCCCCCTCTCGGCGATGGTGCACGAGAAGACGGGGGGCAACCCCTTCTTCCTGCTCCAGTTGCTGGTGTCGCTCCACCAGGATGGCCTGCTGGTACGGGTGCCCGGCGCGGGCTGGCATTGGGACGCGGAGGAGGTGCGGACCCGCGACTACTCGGAGAACATCGTCGACTTCATGGTGGACAAGCTGCGCCAGTTCCCCCCGGACACGCAGCACCTGCTGCGCCTGGCGGCGTGCGTGGGCAATGTCTTCTCACCCCGGATGCTGGGCTTTCTCGCCGACCAGGGAGACGTGGAGCAAGGACTCGAGCCCGCGTTCCAGGAAGGCATGTTGATGCGCGCGGGCCCGGAGAAGTACCGCTTCCTGCACGACCGCATCCAGCAGGCGGCCCATCGCCTCCTCTCCGAAGCGGAGCGCGAGGCCATCCACCTGCGCATCGGCCGCCTGCTGCTCGAGCGCCTGCCCCAGGACGAGACGCGCGAGTCGCTCTTCGACGTGGTCAGCCAGCTCAACGCCGGGGTGAACCTGATCGAGGAGGCCACGGAGCGCCACCAGCTCGCGCGGCTGAACGCCGAGGCGGGTGCCAGGGCCATGGCCGCGGTCGCACTCCGCCCCGCCATCACCTATTTCGCGACGGCCTTCCCGCTCATTCCGGGAGACCCCTGGGAGACGGACCCCGCACTGGCCTTCAAGCTGAAGCTGACCCAGGCGCGCTGTGAGTACATGAGCGGCAACATCCTCGAGGCGCGCCGTCTGGTGGAGAAGCTCCTTCCCCGGGCACGCACCCGTTCGGACATCGAGGCCTGCTACGGCTTGAAGCACGACGTCCACTTCGCCGCGGTCGAGCGCCAGGAAGGCATCGCCTGCATGTTGGAATGCCTGGCGTTGCTGGGCATGCCGTTGCCGCGGGACCCCACCTGGGAGGAGGCGGTGGCCGCTCATGAGGAGGTGTGGGTCCTGCTGGGGGAGCGTCCCATCGCGAGCCTCGTCGAGCTGCCCCCCATGACCGATCCGGACATGAAGCTGGTCATCGGCGCCCTCTTCAAGCTCTTCAATTCCGCGTTCTCCACCAACCCCCACCTGCTCGTCGTCCTCTTGAGCCGGATGGTCTGCCTCTCCCTCCGCCACGGCGTGGTGGATGCCGCCGCGCTCGGATTCGGCTGGTTTGGCGTCATCACCGGTTCGTTCTTCAATCGCTACCGGGATGGCCTTGCCTTCGCGCGGCTCGCCCAAGAATTCGTCGAGCGGTACAATCTGGCCTTCGTTCGGCCGGATGTCCTCCTCAGCTCGCAGTTCATCAGCTACTGGAACCAGCCCCTTCCCAAGGCGCAGGAACTCGCCCTCAGCGGCCTCCATCACGCGCTTCAGGTGGGGAACGTCTCCGCCGCCGCCTATTGCAGCCTGGATATCGTCCTCAACCGCCTGGCCATGGGGCACAACCTGGAGGAGGTCCACCAGGAGTCGCTCGTGCGCGGCGAGTTCTTGCGCAAGACGGGCTTCCTGGATCCCCAGGAGTCGCTCCTTCTCAATCAGCGCTACGTGCAGCAACTGCGCGGAATCACCCTCTCGTTCGGCACGCTGAACGGGGAGGACTTCGATGAGCGGGCCTTCGAGGCCCAACTGCCGACCATTCCCAGGAGAAGCACGCGTGTCTTCTGGATCACCAGGCTCCAGTCGCGCTTCATGTGCGGCGACTACGCGGAAGCCCGCAGGGCCGCGGACAAGGCGGCCGAGCTCCTGCGGGCCAACAACGGCATTCTCTACTTCCGCGAGTTCCACCTCTACCGCGCCCTGACCCTGGCCGCGTGCTGCGAGGGCGCCCCCCCCGAGGAGCAGCAGCGGTTGCTCGAGAGCATCCAGGGCCACCACCGGCGGCTCGCGGAGTGGGCGGAGAATTGCCCCGAGAACTTCCACGCGCTCGAGCGGCTGGTGTCCGCGGAGCTGGCCCGTCTCGCGGGACGGCCGGATGAGGCGACATGCGCCTACGAAGATGCCATCCAATCGGCGCGAGAGAACGGGGCCACCCAGTACGTGGCACTGGCCAGCGAGCTGGCCGCGAATTTCTGGCGCACGCGGCGGGCCCCCATCGTCTCCCATGCCTTCGCCCGCGAGGCCCGGGCGGCCTACCGGCAGTGGGGCGCCCAGGGCAAGGTGCAGCACCTGGAGTCGCTCTGGCCCCACCTCTCCGCCCTGGCGAACACCGAGGAGGCGCTGACCACCAGCAGCACGGAGTCGACCCGGATCGACGCGCTCACGCTCGTCAAGGCCCAGCAGGCCGTCTCCAGTGAGATCGAGCTGGAGCGTCTGGTGAAGACGCTGCTGCACGCGGCCATCGAGAACGCGGGGGCCCAGCGCGGCGCCCTGTTGCTGCCCGAAGGGGACTCGCTCTCGGTGGCGGCCACCTCGGATGCTCCGGCGAAGGGGACGGCCCCCGCGCTGCCCTGGTCGCTGCTCTCCTACGTGCGGCGCACGAGGGAGCACGTGCTCATCGGCGATGCCTCCAAGCCTCATCCCTTCTATTCGGACACCTACCTGACGCACAGCGGCGCGCGCTCGGTGCTGTGTCTGCCCCTGTTGCGGCAGGAGCAGTTCTGCGGAGTGCTGTACCTGGAGAACAACCTGGCGACCAATGCCTTCAGCCCGGTGCGCCTGGTGCTGCTGGGACACCTGGCCTCCCAGGCGGCCATCTCCATCGAGAACGCCCGGCTCTACGAGGATGTCCAACGCGCCAGGATGGAGCTGCACCGGGCGAATGAAGAGCTGGAGCAGCGGGTAGAGGCGCGCACCCGCGAGCTCAAGCAGGCCCAGGCCCGGCTGGTGGACACGGCGCGCGAGGTGGGCATGGCGGAGGTCGCCGCCAACGTGCTGCACAACGTGGGCAACGTGCTCACCAGCGCCGTCGTCAACCTCGAGGTGATGCGCAAGGCGGTGGGCTCGCTGCGCGTGGGCCGCGTGAAGCAGGCGGCGGCGCTCCTGCTGGAGCAGCGAGAGAACCTGGTGGACTTCCTGACGAGCAGCCCCCAGGGCAGACACCTGCCGGACTACCTGGGGGCGCTGGGCGAGGAGTTGGTGAAGGAGCAGACGCGCCTGATGGAGGACCTGGATGCGATGAACCGGCACATCGAGCACATCCGCGCCATCGTCCAGGTGCAACAGACGTATGCGAAGCGGTCGCTGATGACGGAGGAGTGCGAGCTGCCGCGGCTCATCGACGACGCGCTGCGCATCCAACTGGAGGGCTTGCAGCGCCATGGAATCACCCTGCACCGGGAGCTGTCGGCGGTGCCGCGGGTGAGGGCGGACAAGCACAAGGTGCTGCAAATCCTCATCAACCTCATCAGCAACGCCAAACAGGCGCTGGAGCCGATGCCCGAGGGCCAGCGCAACCTGTGGGTGAGGATGAAGACGGAGGGGCCGGTGGTCCGCATCCAGGTGGTGGATGATGGCGTGGGCATTGCCCCCGAGGTGAAGGACAAGCTGTTCTCCCACGGCTTCACCACGCGCAAGGACGGCCACGGCTTCGGTCTGCACTCCAGCGCGTTGGCGGCACAACTGCTCAAGGGCCGCCTGTTGATCGAGAGCGAGGGTCCCGGCCGGGGCGCCGTGACCACGCTGGAGCTTCCGCTCGACCCGGCGCGCTCGTAG
- a CDS encoding PaaI family thioesterase: protein MTNPIPSPKTTRHLQDMEKMLRGELPPPPIARLLGLLLTSVEPSRVVMELDASARHANPMGTLHGGVICDLADLAMGAAMSTTLEDEESFTTLDLTTKFLKPIWNARLRATGRVVKRTRTLGLIECEVEDDKGSLVAKVFSSCMVLRGDEARGR from the coding sequence ATGACCAATCCCATCCCCTCCCCCAAGACCACGCGGCACCTCCAGGACATGGAGAAGATGCTCCGGGGAGAACTGCCCCCTCCTCCGATCGCTCGACTCCTGGGGCTGCTGCTCACCAGCGTCGAGCCGAGCCGTGTCGTCATGGAGCTGGACGCCTCGGCGCGCCATGCCAATCCCATGGGGACGCTGCACGGGGGAGTGATCTGCGACCTGGCCGATCTGGCGATGGGCGCGGCCATGTCCACGACGCTCGAGGACGAGGAGAGCTTCACCACGCTCGATCTCACGACGAAGTTCCTCAAGCCCATCTGGAACGCGCGCCTGCGCGCGACCGGACGTGTGGTCAAGCGGACGCGAACGCTCGGGCTGATCGAGTGCGAGGTCGAGGACGACAAGGGCAGCCTCGTGGCCAAGGTGTTCAGCTCGTGCATGGTCCTGCGTGGAGACGAGGCCCGCGGGCGCTGA
- a CDS encoding L,D-transpeptidase family protein, which translates to MPTDSAGSSTPPAAAPAAGAGGQPPLLNARFAPVPELAGVLAGQSPLAKGSKGAGVRAVQQALLDMGFSVPGGGADGIFGAQSAKAVRNFQVHARSAFPGVQPTGTVDVATLRALDALAPAPGQRGQTQRLPPPQYKGTPVRVVVVKDEHRTFLFDVLGRLQSIFGNAVGTGTTRTDPGLKKVTGKLNEAQSRELGKKLWGGPVFGPRIIDLSWADGSRSGEELHGTSAPADLGEDVSHGCVRHDNADIIVLADALKVGDMVAVVDSITDPNLGTPPPVTPPDLSGAVASRK; encoded by the coding sequence ATGCCCACGGATTCCGCTGGTTCCTCGACGCCCCCCGCCGCCGCGCCCGCGGCCGGTGCTGGCGGTCAGCCCCCCTTGCTCAACGCGCGCTTCGCCCCCGTGCCGGAGTTGGCGGGGGTGCTCGCCGGCCAGTCGCCGCTCGCCAAGGGCTCGAAGGGAGCGGGTGTGCGCGCCGTGCAGCAGGCCCTCCTCGACATGGGCTTCAGCGTCCCCGGGGGTGGCGCGGATGGCATCTTTGGCGCGCAGTCGGCCAAGGCCGTGCGCAACTTCCAGGTGCATGCCCGCTCGGCCTTTCCCGGGGTGCAGCCCACCGGCACCGTGGACGTCGCCACCCTGCGCGCCCTCGATGCGCTCGCCCCGGCTCCGGGTCAGCGCGGCCAGACGCAGCGCCTGCCCCCGCCCCAGTACAAGGGCACGCCCGTGCGCGTGGTGGTGGTGAAGGACGAGCACCGCACCTTCCTCTTCGACGTCCTGGGCCGGCTCCAGTCCATCTTCGGCAACGCCGTGGGCACGGGCACCACCCGCACGGACCCTGGTCTGAAGAAGGTGACGGGCAAGCTCAACGAGGCGCAGTCGCGCGAGCTCGGCAAGAAGCTGTGGGGCGGCCCCGTCTTCGGGCCGCGCATCATCGACCTGTCGTGGGCCGATGGCTCGCGCTCGGGCGAGGAGCTGCATGGCACCAGCGCTCCCGCCGACCTCGGGGAGGATGTCTCGCATGGGTGCGTCCGCCACGACAACGCCGACATCATCGTCCTCGCCGACGCGCTGAAGGTGGGTGACATGGTGGCCGTCGTCGACAGCATCACCGATCCGAACCTGGGAACCCCGCCGCCCGTCACGCCGCCCGACCTCTCCGGCGCGGTGGCCTCGCGCAAGTAG
- a CDS encoding pentapeptide repeat-containing protein yields the protein MLRHPAPGSVLLLLLLSSPGLSGCLSEQEKNVRRLLETRECEGCTLTGAMLEGADLEGVRLANARLEDAKLARARLRNADLRGAILTRAQAQGADLRGARLDDIYLENAQLQGANLEGADLRTARALESVNFERANLRGLNLEEHSLHGPLGLHRRSERFHAYDVSSGGALLMGADLSGAKLRATTLVRCNLEGAILRGADLRDANLEGANLRGVDLTEARLSGATWEDGGECGRNAVGSCRPAPR from the coding sequence ATGCTCCGCCACCCTGCCCCTGGCTCCGTCCTCCTCCTGCTCCTGCTGTCCAGCCCCGGGCTGTCGGGGTGTCTCAGCGAGCAGGAGAAGAACGTCCGGCGACTCCTGGAGACGCGGGAGTGCGAGGGCTGCACGCTCACGGGCGCCATGCTCGAGGGGGCGGACCTCGAAGGGGTGCGCCTCGCCAATGCCAGGTTGGAGGATGCGAAGCTGGCCCGGGCTCGCCTGCGCAACGCCGATCTGCGCGGCGCCATCCTGACGCGCGCCCAGGCCCAGGGGGCCGACCTGCGGGGCGCTCGGCTCGACGACATCTACCTGGAGAACGCGCAGCTCCAAGGGGCCAACCTGGAGGGCGCCGACCTGCGCACCGCGCGCGCGTTGGAGTCCGTCAACTTCGAGCGGGCCAACCTCCGGGGCCTCAACCTCGAGGAGCACAGCCTGCATGGCCCCCTGGGGCTCCACCGCCGCTCCGAGCGGTTCCACGCCTACGACGTCTCGAGCGGAGGCGCGCTCCTCATGGGCGCGGATCTCTCGGGGGCGAAGCTCCGAGCCACCACCCTCGTGCGCTGCAACCTCGAAGGGGCCATCCTCCGAGGCGCCGATCTGCGCGATGCCAACCTGGAAGGAGCCAACCTGCGGGGGGTGGATCTGACGGAGGCCAGGCTGTCGGGCGCCACCTGGGAGGATGGCGGCGAGTGTGGCCGCAACGCCGTGGGGAGTTGCCGCCCCGCGCCGCGTTGA